In one window of Aceticella autotrophica DNA:
- a CDS encoding stalk domain-containing protein: MIKRVSITVLILSFFLILYDFNLVKAENISPSIITNEKDLYILIEKTLENGNEDLTFTVSNTFEGVILSNNKSNENALFDTLNNIMNLLLKQHPENNYIINKSWMISYNPYTNIVNFKFNYIYPHDKLLKIKEQVNTKANEIISQIIKPDMTDLEKVKAIHDYIVKNTKYDFENSLKNTVPIESYTSYGVLINRVGVCQGYTAAFNLLAKMSGIDSIGVSGTSTNALSSGPHSWNMIKVNGKIYYIDVTWDDPIPDQGDKVAYDYFNVTEQQIEKDHSWNKTKFSEKYLDYDKAETNIIPCSISNNTINNNNTSKNSNILVNSLQSVTDNITVIINGQNVIFDQKPILKNDITLVPMRAFFEALGAKVDWDQSTQTVTGTRDNKTLQLTIGSKIAKVNGKEKELAVEAQLINGHTYIPLRFVGESFGDEVIWKNGCIIINSRR, from the coding sequence ATGATTAAAAGAGTTTCTATAACAGTTTTAATCCTTTCTTTCTTTTTAATCTTATATGATTTTAATTTAGTTAAAGCTGAAAATATTTCACCAAGTATAATAACAAATGAAAAAGATTTGTATATCTTAATTGAAAAAACTCTTGAAAATGGTAATGAAGATTTAACCTTTACTGTTAGCAATACATTCGAGGGAGTAATTTTAAGCAATAATAAGTCAAATGAAAACGCTTTATTTGATACATTAAACAATATTATGAATTTGCTTTTAAAACAGCATCCCGAAAACAATTATATTATAAACAAAAGTTGGATGATTTCCTACAACCCTTATACAAATATTGTTAACTTTAAGTTTAATTATATATATCCTCATGATAAATTGTTAAAAATAAAAGAGCAAGTAAACACTAAAGCCAATGAAATTATTTCACAAATCATAAAACCCGATATGACAGATTTGGAAAAGGTGAAAGCAATCCATGATTATATCGTAAAAAATACAAAATATGATTTTGAAAATTCTTTAAAAAATACAGTACCAATAGAATCATACACTTCTTATGGTGTTTTAATAAATAGAGTTGGTGTTTGTCAAGGTTATACTGCTGCATTTAATTTGCTGGCAAAAATGTCCGGAATTGATAGTATCGGGGTTTCTGGCACAAGTACCAATGCTCTAAGCTCTGGACCTCATTCTTGGAATATGATAAAAGTTAATGGGAAAATCTATTATATTGATGTAACATGGGACGACCCAATACCCGATCAAGGCGATAAAGTTGCATATGATTATTTTAATGTAACGGAGCAGCAAATAGAAAAAGATCACAGTTGGAACAAAACAAAATTTTCCGAAAAATATTTGGATTACGACAAGGCAGAAACTAATATAATTCCATGCAGCATTTCAAATAACACAATAAATAATAACAATACTTCAAAAAATAGTAATATATTAGTAAATTCACTACAATCTGTGACAGATAATATAACGGTAATAATCAACGGACAAAATGTTATATTTGATCAAAAACCTATTTTAAAAAATGATATAACACTGGTTCCTATGCGTGCATTTTTTGAAGCATTAGGTGCAAAAGTAGACTGGGATCAAAGCACACAAACTGTAACAGGTACACGCGATAATAAAACCTTACAACTTACAATAGGATCAAAAATAGCAAAAGTTAACGGAAAAGAAAAAGAGCTTGCGGTAGAAGCACAGCTTATAAATGGACATACTTACATACCATTAAGGTTTGTAGGAGAATCATTTGGTGATGAAGTAATTTGGAAAAACGGATGTATAATAATTAATTCAAGAAGATAA
- a CDS encoding collagen binding domain-containing protein has product MAKKKFMLFSVFAISVLVFAAISSIAFASNISVNVSAVPSSIAVGSQSNVTAVVKDANGNPIQGEPVNFSVTDGTINPSSVTTDVYGNAKSIFTAPNTSGQVTVTANVYDSVYGNVYGTTTITVNPSFITDVKITDANGNPLGDNVDKSSEIHVYYNWAIPNNANINPGDTFNMQLPVQINIAAPIDFPINDNNGNKIADMHVGTDGSITITFSQYASEHSNVNGYFYIDCTFKASEIGNNNPVPINFYIPGIATPVTVYVNFQQPNPTITKNGTYDPNTDEITWTITVNKEGVNVDNASIDDTINSGQVFVNNSVQVNGSPANYIYDDTNKKLTCNLGNIKTQQIITFKTSVHDDLINKPQGTYNYSNSAVLNYTDNNNPKSTTSNVASVPVEVKYITKDGTYDPTKKQIEWTVTVNESGRSIGNAIVTDDIPQGLTLVDGSVTLDGVVKTQGPDYTISGQTLTYPLGDINGVKTIKFSTTVDPNVYHSNNTVTYSNTAKLTGTGVPDGTSSTKGVGVTPSIISKSGESYDPAIGTITWKISINNDKINIPAGAKVTDNIPIGQKYVANSLKLDGLLVGNDVGLYTPALPGDTSKTGTLTYIFVSSFSDTHTIEFQTQVTDDTHCKANYYGVYYNLANLTADGINQDAQGFQEVSSGIIYKEGKIYDYSTREITWRIFVNRNKMPITNAVVIDDIPVGQEYVEGSATIDNGASQAGFSYTPISGDPNKTGRLTYAFSNQINDCYNIFFKTRLTDLSIFNTSGDKTVNNTASITGNEIPTDGDRSSTGTQTIKNAVISKTADYIYGNSYIDWTVTANSNFSIPLSGATITDTLQDGLVLDTDTVALYKMIVNPDGSLTQGDKIALSSDNVKYNSDTNVFIFTFPQNSGNNAYTLKFRTNVTKTGTYNNLVEFKGTTAGENSNSAPVGVWYASGGGGGVGETGSVTIIKVDSNDATKKLSGAVFQLLDQYGNVKATSAPTGSDGSICFNNLKFDIDYYVKEITPPTGYNLSPEVYKVHLDSTGTNEQKNPTYNFKDYKITGNIEFYKKASDGSPLKGAEFKLYKSTDANYSNPLDTQISDESGLVKFGNVEYGSYLIKETKAPNGYNLSSQVLTATISEDGATVHADPYTFVNQTPTGKIGDTVWNDANGNGTQDTGENGIQGVTVILKDLNGNVVKTVTTDANGQYLFDNLADGTYTVVVTAPTVMEETYDADGGKDNKSTVTITNGSSDLNQDFGYKNIVAPTNNGSGSGSGNSGTTPTPSPAPTPSPSPTPSQVPSSSQTNNGSGSGNSGTTPTPSPAPTPSPTPTPSPSPTPTPAPTPQPTQNNSSTTSNNSVTNSNSTTGGNSTTGNSITSGNGTTSGIGTIGSNSSTTNGALSSGISESTTNNGRELPFTGGDPMQYIYGGFILSTIGLLLRRKFK; this is encoded by the coding sequence TTGGCTAAAAAGAAGTTTATGTTATTTAGTGTATTTGCTATATCTGTATTGGTATTTGCTGCTATCAGTAGTATAGCTTTTGCTTCCAACATAAGTGTAAATGTATCTGCCGTTCCTTCATCAATTGCTGTAGGAAGTCAGTCCAACGTAACTGCGGTAGTAAAAGACGCTAATGGGAATCCAATTCAAGGAGAACCAGTCAATTTTAGCGTTACAGATGGTACGATAAATCCAAGTTCAGTTACAACAGATGTTTATGGAAATGCAAAATCTATTTTTACAGCACCGAATACATCAGGACAAGTGACGGTAACAGCTAATGTTTATGATAGTGTTTATGGTAACGTCTATGGAACAACAACTATTACTGTAAATCCATCTTTTATTACAGATGTCAAAATTACTGATGCAAATGGAAATCCTCTGGGCGATAATGTGGATAAGAGTTCAGAAATTCATGTATATTATAACTGGGCTATTCCTAATAATGCGAATATAAATCCAGGGGATACCTTTAATATGCAGCTTCCGGTTCAAATTAATATTGCAGCGCCTATAGACTTTCCAATCAATGATAACAATGGGAACAAAATAGCGGATATGCATGTTGGTACAGATGGGAGCATAACAATTACATTCTCACAATATGCAAGCGAACATTCTAATGTAAATGGGTATTTTTATATTGATTGCACGTTTAAAGCAAGTGAAATAGGAAATAACAACCCTGTGCCAATTAATTTTTATATTCCTGGGATAGCAACACCTGTTACAGTTTATGTAAATTTTCAACAGCCCAACCCGACTATTACAAAGAATGGGACATATGATCCAAATACAGATGAGATTACTTGGACAATAACAGTAAATAAAGAGGGTGTAAATGTTGATAATGCAAGTATTGATGATACTATAAATAGCGGACAGGTATTTGTAAATAATTCTGTTCAAGTGAATGGTAGTCCTGCTAATTATATTTATGATGACACAAACAAAAAATTAACTTGCAATCTCGGGAATATTAAAACACAGCAGATAATAACTTTTAAGACCAGTGTGCATGATGACTTAATTAATAAACCACAAGGAACGTATAATTACAGCAATTCAGCTGTCTTAAACTATACTGATAACAATAATCCTAAAAGTACAACATCTAATGTTGCATCTGTTCCGGTTGAAGTAAAATACATTACAAAGGATGGAACTTATGATCCGACTAAAAAACAAATTGAATGGACAGTTACAGTAAATGAAAGTGGAAGGTCAATTGGCAATGCGATAGTTACTGATGATATTCCTCAAGGACTAACTTTAGTTGACGGAAGTGTTACATTAGATGGAGTAGTTAAAACGCAGGGTCCAGATTATACTATTTCAGGTCAAACTTTAACATATCCTTTAGGAGATATTAATGGAGTAAAAACAATTAAATTTTCAACGACGGTAGACCCAAATGTTTATCATTCAAATAATACTGTAACTTATTCTAATACGGCTAAGCTAACAGGCACTGGAGTACCTGACGGTACAAGCAGTACTAAAGGTGTTGGGGTTACGCCAAGCATCATAAGTAAAAGTGGAGAATCTTATGATCCTGCTATCGGTACCATTACTTGGAAAATCAGTATAAACAATGATAAGATAAATATTCCAGCAGGAGCAAAAGTTACAGATAATATTCCAATAGGTCAGAAATATGTAGCTAATTCTTTAAAACTTGACGGTCTTTTAGTAGGTAATGATGTTGGCTTGTATACACCGGCTCTTCCCGGAGATACAAGTAAAACAGGAACCCTTACCTATATATTTGTTAGCTCATTTTCTGATACGCACACAATAGAATTTCAAACCCAGGTAACAGATGATACACATTGTAAAGCAAATTACTATGGTGTGTATTATAATTTGGCGAATCTTACTGCTGATGGTATAAATCAAGATGCCCAAGGCTTTCAAGAGGTTTCAAGTGGAATAATTTATAAAGAAGGAAAAATTTATGATTATTCAACGAGAGAAATCACATGGAGGATTTTCGTAAATAGAAATAAAATGCCTATAACTAATGCAGTGGTTATAGATGATATACCTGTAGGACAAGAATATGTAGAAGGTTCAGCAACTATAGACAATGGTGCATCGCAGGCTGGCTTTAGCTATACTCCGATATCAGGTGATCCAAATAAAACTGGAAGACTTACCTATGCTTTTAGTAATCAAATTAATGATTGTTATAACATTTTTTTCAAGACAAGGCTTACAGATTTGAGTATTTTCAATACCAGTGGAGATAAAACAGTAAATAATACTGCATCTATAACAGGTAATGAAATACCTACAGATGGAGATAGAAGCAGCACAGGTACGCAAACTATAAAAAATGCAGTAATCAGTAAAACTGCAGATTATATTTATGGTAATTCCTATATTGACTGGACAGTAACAGCAAACAGTAATTTTAGCATCCCACTATCTGGTGCAACCATAACTGATACTTTGCAGGATGGTCTTGTACTTGATACTGATACCGTAGCATTGTATAAGATGATTGTAAATCCTGATGGAAGTCTTACACAAGGTGATAAAATTGCTCTTAGCAGTGATAATGTGAAATATAATTCTGATACTAATGTGTTTATATTTACGTTTCCTCAAAATTCGGGAAACAATGCTTACACACTAAAGTTCAGGACAAACGTAACCAAAACAGGAACGTATAACAATTTGGTTGAATTTAAAGGAACTACAGCAGGTGAAAATTCCAATTCTGCTCCGGTTGGCGTTTGGTATGCTTCAGGTGGCGGAGGAGGAGTTGGAGAAACTGGAAGCGTTACTATTATAAAGGTTGATAGCAATGATGCGACAAAAAAACTATCTGGTGCAGTATTCCAGCTTTTAGATCAATATGGGAATGTGAAAGCAACTTCTGCGCCTACAGGTTCTGATGGTAGTATTTGCTTTAACAACTTGAAATTTGATATAGATTATTATGTTAAAGAGATAACACCACCAACTGGTTATAATCTAAGCCCAGAAGTATATAAAGTGCATCTTGATAGTACTGGTACTAATGAACAAAAAAATCCAACTTATAATTTCAAGGATTATAAGATTACAGGCAATATAGAATTTTATAAAAAAGCATCAGATGGAAGTCCGCTTAAGGGGGCAGAATTCAAGCTTTATAAGAGTACGGATGCAAATTATTCAAATCCTTTGGATACACAAATTAGTGATGAAAGCGGACTGGTGAAATTTGGGAACGTTGAATATGGAAGTTATTTGATAAAAGAAACGAAAGCACCTAATGGATATAACTTATCTTCTCAAGTTCTTACCGCAACAATAAGTGAAGACGGAGCTACAGTACATGCAGATCCATACACATTTGTAAATCAGACTCCGACAGGCAAGATAGGTGATACGGTATGGAATGATGCAAATGGGAATGGTACTCAGGATACCGGAGAGAATGGAATACAAGGTGTAACAGTGATATTAAAAGACTTAAACGGCAATGTGGTTAAGACAGTAACAACAGATGCAAACGGTCAATATTTATTTGACAATTTGGCAGATGGGACATACACGGTTGTTGTAACAGCACCAACTGTAATGGAAGAAACCTATGATGCAGATGGAGGCAAAGACAACAAGTCAACAGTAACGATCACAAATGGAAGCAGTGATCTTAACCAGGATTTTGGGTATAAGAATATAGTGGCACCGACTAATAATGGTTCGGGTTCAGGTTCAGGTAATTCAGGAACAACACCGACACCGAGTCCAGCACCGACGCCAAGTCCGTCACCAACGCCGAGTCAGGTACCAAGTTCGTCACAAACCAATAATGGTTCAGGTTCAGGTAATTCAGGAACAACACCGACACCAAGTCCAGCACCGACGCCAAGTCCAACACCGACGCCGAGTCCGTCACCAACGCCGACTCCAGCACCGACACCGCAACCGACACAAAACAACAGTAGTACTACAAGCAATAATAGTGTTACGAACAGTAATAGTACTACGGGTGGTAACAGTACTACAGGCAACAGTATTACGAGTGGCAATGGTACGACGAGTGGTATAGGTACGATAGGCAGTAATTCCAGTACAACCAATGGTGCTTTAAGCAGCGGTATTAGTGAATCAACGACCAATAACGGAAGAGAACTTCCTTTTACCGGTGGGGATCCTATGCAGTATATATATGGAGGATTTATTCTTTCAACTATTGGTTTGCTTCTCAGAAGGAAGTTTAAATAA
- a CDS encoding sortase: MKKFGIILFAIGVVLMLYPPFTFFYSEYEQSKLRSIYSSQTLQISKSENNKKHKISETSSFKSFDDNVFGIIEIPSINLSAVVIPGTSPEDLKKGPGWYTESALPGEGNTAIAAHRTTYGAWFFRLNQLKTGELIKLTSGNKVFTYRVEKVFIINKDDWSVINPCGYPALTLTTCHPMGSSSERLVVRARLIQSLPLN; encoded by the coding sequence ATGAAAAAATTTGGGATTATATTATTTGCTATTGGGGTAGTGCTTATGCTTTACCCCCCTTTTACGTTTTTTTATTCAGAATATGAACAAAGCAAACTACGCTCTATATATAGTAGTCAAACGTTGCAAATATCAAAAAGTGAAAATAATAAAAAACATAAGATTTCTGAAACATCTTCTTTTAAATCATTTGATGATAATGTTTTTGGTATTATAGAAATACCATCTATAAATCTTTCAGCAGTTGTAATACCCGGGACATCACCTGAAGATTTAAAAAAGGGACCCGGATGGTATACAGAATCTGCACTACCCGGTGAAGGAAATACGGCTATTGCTGCTCACCGTACAACTTATGGGGCATGGTTCTTCCGGCTTAATCAATTAAAAACCGGTGAATTAATAAAACTTACTTCTGGGAATAAAGTATTTACATATAGAGTAGAGAAAGTATTTATTATTAATAAAGACGACTGGAGCGTGATAAATCCTTGCGGTTATCCGGCTTTAACGCTGACAACCTGTCATCCTATGGGAAGTTCAAGCGAACGTCTGGTAGTTCGAGCAAGATTGATACAATCATTACCATTGAATTAA
- a CDS encoding enoyl-CoA hydratase, whose product MSFKYILYDEEEKIGFISLNRPEKRNALSRGLLEELTELLLKIGQEKKIKVVVLKGIGKIFSAGHDLKEIADGSPQDVLQMFQACFLTMRAIREIPQPVIVQVHGIATAAGCQLVAAADLAVAAEDARFATPGVKIGLFCTTPAVFLSRNIGRKKAMEMLLTGDFMSAQEALIHGLVNKVVPSSELEAVTSELAGKIACNSLSTMAIGKKAFYQQINMEDFQALNYATEVISLSSTTKDAQEGIRAFLEKREPKWSDN is encoded by the coding sequence ATGAGTTTTAAATATATTCTCTACGATGAAGAAGAAAAAATCGGATTTATTTCCTTAAATCGACCCGAAAAACGCAATGCCCTTTCTCGTGGATTATTAGAAGAATTAACGGAACTTTTACTGAAAATTGGGCAAGAGAAAAAAATCAAGGTTGTAGTACTGAAAGGCATTGGCAAAATCTTTTCTGCCGGACACGATTTAAAGGAAATTGCTGATGGTTCTCCCCAAGATGTTCTTCAGATGTTTCAAGCATGTTTTTTGACCATGCGGGCTATCAGGGAAATTCCTCAGCCGGTAATAGTTCAGGTGCATGGCATAGCTACAGCTGCCGGATGCCAGTTGGTTGCAGCGGCTGATTTGGCTGTAGCAGCGGAAGATGCTCGGTTTGCAACACCGGGAGTGAAAATAGGACTTTTTTGTACAACTCCTGCGGTTTTCTTAAGTCGCAATATCGGGAGGAAAAAAGCTATGGAGATGCTTTTAACAGGAGATTTTATGTCAGCTCAGGAAGCTCTGATTCATGGTTTGGTAAATAAAGTAGTGCCATCGTCTGAATTGGAGGCTGTGACTTCGGAGTTGGCAGGTAAGATTGCCTGCAATAGCTTGTCTACAATGGCTATTGGAAAGAAGGCTTTTTATCAGCAAATCAATATGGAGGATTTTCAAGCCTTGAACTATGCTACCGAGGTTATTTCTTTGAGTAGCACTACAAAGGATGCCCAAGAAGGAATAAGGGCTTTTTTGGAAAAACGTGAACCCAAATGGTCGGATAATTAG
- a CDS encoding IS1182 family transposase has translation MIGKADRQMSFSDYWLLGKISEVSYYHRLRTWVFNNLNEEMFQPLFSYYGRESISPVYTFTAMLIQFEKGYSDREMEEESRFDDRIKYALTAPRDFDGIDAVTLCDHRKRLFNSEIGKEIFIKTISQAKEVGLFNKDNLHIIDSFMIWGSCARQDTYTMIYQGIKMVLRFMKFYEMEDASKKILKRTDYEENIKKPKIAWENEKEKAKLLEELVKDALSLVENIKTKKDIKDDLKKAIELLERIALQDVEITNDGHVKMIKGTAKDRIISVVDDEMRHGRKTSSKLSDGYKAEIITGGEKGSVVVGIEVDGANIADGEHMSDLIEQSRRNGVDIDKLYGDCAYSDFEEIEKRKEEGTDFCIRVPEATNPSGGFSKEEFKIDLEKGTVECPNGHIKQFDTEKTQKHEQVTVKFRAEECNDCPLKDQCTKSKKGRTINIHPYEKEIQEQREYQKTDEFKEDYAKRPNVERNISELTRHGGRKGRYRGKLKIRWQMIMVAINNNIKVIMKHISKICNRQIKKGEVCPKTA, from the coding sequence ATGATAGGAAAAGCAGATAGACAAATGTCATTTTCAGATTATTGGTTACTTGGGAAAATTTCTGAAGTAAGTTATTATCATAGACTAAGAACATGGGTATTTAATAATCTTAATGAAGAAATGTTTCAGCCACTTTTCTCATACTATGGCAGAGAATCCATATCCCCAGTATATACATTTACAGCGATGCTGATACAATTTGAAAAAGGATATTCTGATCGTGAAATGGAAGAAGAATCACGATTCGATGATAGAATTAAATATGCATTAACCGCACCACGGGATTTTGATGGAATAGATGCAGTAACATTATGTGATCATAGAAAAAGACTGTTTAACAGTGAAATAGGAAAAGAAATATTTATTAAAACAATTAGTCAGGCAAAAGAAGTAGGACTGTTTAATAAAGACAACTTACATATAATAGATTCATTCATGATTTGGGGCTCTTGTGCCAGACAAGATACTTACACTATGATATACCAAGGGATAAAGATGGTTCTCCGTTTCATGAAGTTTTACGAAATGGAAGATGCATCAAAAAAAATACTGAAAAGAACAGATTATGAAGAAAATATCAAAAAACCCAAAATAGCATGGGAAAATGAAAAAGAAAAAGCAAAATTACTCGAAGAACTTGTTAAAGATGCACTATCACTCGTAGAAAATATAAAAACAAAAAAAGATATAAAAGATGATTTAAAAAAAGCAATTGAATTATTAGAAAGAATAGCATTACAAGATGTTGAAATAACAAACGATGGGCATGTAAAAATGATAAAAGGAACAGCGAAAGACAGAATAATATCAGTAGTAGATGACGAAATGCGCCATGGGAGAAAGACCTCATCGAAATTATCAGATGGATACAAAGCTGAAATTATAACAGGAGGAGAAAAAGGCTCAGTAGTAGTAGGAATAGAAGTCGATGGAGCAAATATAGCAGATGGTGAACATATGAGTGATCTTATAGAACAAAGCCGAAGAAACGGCGTTGATATAGATAAACTGTATGGAGATTGTGCATATAGTGACTTTGAAGAAATAGAAAAAAGGAAAGAAGAAGGAACAGATTTTTGCATTAGAGTACCGGAAGCAACAAATCCAAGTGGAGGATTTTCAAAAGAAGAATTCAAAATTGATTTAGAAAAAGGAACAGTAGAATGTCCCAACGGACACATAAAACAATTTGATACTGAAAAAACGCAAAAACATGAGCAAGTTACAGTAAAATTTAGAGCAGAAGAATGTAATGATTGTCCGCTAAAAGACCAATGTACAAAATCAAAAAAAGGGAGAACAATAAATATACATCCATATGAAAAAGAGATACAAGAACAAAGAGAATATCAAAAAACAGATGAATTTAAAGAAGACTATGCAAAAAGACCGAATGTAGAAAGAAACATATCAGAACTTACCAGGCATGGCGGACGTAAAGGAAGGTATAGAGGGAAATTAAAAATAAGATGGCAAATGATAATGGTAGCAATAAACAATAATATCAAAGTAATAATGAAACATATTTCTAAAATTTGTAATAGACAAATTAAGAAGGGAGAAGTCTGCCCAAAAACGGCTTAA
- the bioD gene encoding dethiobiotin synthase: protein MTKGIFIVGSDTNVGKTVVSAGLLYLLRRRGFNACYFKPILSGAVYREDRLIPGDTEFVKHVAELYEDNALLTPFSFKAPLSPHLAARLEGKSIDVKIIKNSLHIIAQKYDYIIAEGCGGLAVPLNEDFYMLYDFLKEVDMNIILVTRSGLGTINHTTLTVKYAQHLGLKVKGIIVNGYEGTFAEDDNIAAVQKTTKVPVLAVIESMENIDTEKMQAGKIKEVFEKQVDIQKIFEVMGDMNNG from the coding sequence ATGACTAAAGGAATTTTTATAGTTGGAAGCGATACGAATGTTGGTAAAACCGTTGTATCAGCCGGACTTCTGTATTTGCTGAGAAGGAGGGGATTTAATGCCTGTTATTTCAAACCAATTTTGAGCGGGGCTGTATACAGAGAAGATAGACTGATACCGGGTGATACCGAATTTGTAAAACATGTAGCAGAACTATATGAAGATAATGCACTGCTTACTCCTTTTAGCTTCAAGGCACCCTTATCGCCACACCTTGCAGCGCGGCTTGAAGGGAAAAGCATTGATGTAAAAATTATTAAGAATAGTCTGCATATAATAGCCCAAAAGTATGACTATATTATCGCTGAGGGCTGTGGAGGTCTGGCGGTTCCACTGAACGAGGATTTTTATATGCTATATGATTTTTTAAAAGAAGTAGATATGAATATCATCCTTGTAACGAGGTCGGGTCTTGGTACGATAAACCATACTACATTGACGGTTAAATATGCACAACACCTTGGACTTAAAGTAAAAGGTATAATTGTAAACGGATATGAAGGTACCTTTGCAGAGGATGACAATATTGCGGCAGTTCAAAAAACTACAAAGGTTCCGGTGCTTGCGGTTATAGAAAGTATGGAGAATATAGATACTGAAAAAATGCAGGCGGGCAAAATAAAAGAGGTGTTTGAAAAACAGGTTGATATACAAAAAATATTTGAAGTGATGGGAGATATGAATAATGGATAA
- the bioB gene encoding biotin synthase BioB: MNNSLQDIELRLLNGGSINFKEAMEIAETARLEDLLDVSDRIRRSFSGNKINLCTIINAKSGKCPENCKYCAQSAHYNTNISEYPLINGEEVLKQAKTNEAYGVHRFSLVTSGRELDDNDFEKILGIIRRLKKETRIKICASLGFSTCDRALKLKEAGLDMYHHNLETGRSYFKNICTTHTFDDKIQTIKNLFSAGLKVCSGGIIGIGETMKDRLEMIFELRELGIKNIPINILIPISGTPFENIKRIEPVEVLRTISLFRLVIPDAEIRYAAGRKNLGRYQKTALRAGINGLMVGNFLTTSGNAIEEDLNMLRETGFEV; this comes from the coding sequence ATGAATAACAGCTTACAGGATATAGAATTAAGACTTCTGAATGGCGGATCAATCAATTTTAAGGAAGCTATGGAAATTGCAGAAACTGCAAGGTTGGAGGATTTGCTTGATGTATCAGACAGGATACGGCGAAGTTTTAGCGGGAACAAAATCAATCTTTGTACCATCATAAATGCAAAATCGGGCAAATGCCCTGAAAATTGCAAGTATTGTGCTCAATCGGCACATTATAATACAAATATAAGTGAATATCCTTTAATAAATGGAGAAGAGGTATTGAAACAAGCAAAAACAAATGAAGCATATGGGGTGCATAGGTTTTCTCTCGTAACCAGTGGTCGTGAACTTGATGATAATGATTTTGAGAAAATATTGGGTATTATCAGGAGGTTGAAAAAGGAGACGAGGATTAAGATATGTGCCTCTCTTGGCTTTAGTACCTGCGATAGAGCTTTGAAGCTTAAAGAGGCAGGCCTTGATATGTATCATCATAACCTTGAAACCGGAAGGAGCTATTTTAAAAATATCTGTACTACCCATACATTTGACGATAAAATTCAGACAATAAAAAATCTTTTTTCTGCCGGATTAAAAGTATGCTCAGGAGGCATCATCGGGATCGGAGAAACAATGAAGGATAGGTTGGAAATGATTTTTGAACTGAGGGAGCTTGGAATAAAGAATATACCGATAAATATCCTGATTCCCATTTCCGGTACACCATTTGAGAATATCAAAAGAATAGAGCCAGTGGAAGTGCTGAGAACAATTTCTCTATTCCGACTTGTTATTCCTGATGCTGAAATAAGGTATGCCGCTGGAAGAAAAAATCTCGGCAGGTATCAAAAAACAGCTTTGAGGGCAGGAATAAACGGCCTTATGGTGGGCAATTTCCTGACAACATCAGGAAACGCTATAGAAGAAGATTTAAACATGCTTAGAGAAACGGGATTTGAGGTGTGA